The sequence GAGCGCGCCTCGGGTTGCCTGGTCGGGTTCGCCACCCAGACCAGTATCGACCCGCCGAGGTTTCTGGTGGGAATGTCCAAGCGCAACCACACCTTCGAGGTGGCAGCCGAGGCCGAGTATTTGGCCGTTCACGTCCTGGCGCGCCGCGATACCGAGCTCGCCCGGCTGTTCGGCGGTCAGACGGGCGACGACATCGACAAATTCGAGCGCTGCTCCTGGCACAGCGGTCCGGAGGGAATGCCGATCCTCGACGATGCGCCGGCATGGTTCGTCGGCAAGACGCTGCGCCGAATCGACCTCGGCGACCACATGGGCTACCTGTTGGAACCGGTGGCCGGGTATGCCGCCCAGGGCGCCGATGACCTGCTGTCGCTGTCCGACGTCGACGATCTCGAACCGGGCCACAAAGCCTGACGAGACGGATCGAGCGGCGCTCAGCCCGGCTCGCGCAGCGGAAGGCCGGCAGCGGTGTAGATCGCGTCGATCACGGTCATGTTCTCGATCGCGTCCTCCGGGGTGGTGCGCACCGGCACGCTACGCAACACGGCGTCGGCGAACGCATCGAGCTGGTAAGCATACGACGCCCGGTGGGTGAAACGCTCGACGCGCTTGCCCTTCGGCGAACTGACCCGCAATCGGTGGAAGTACTGCGGCATCAGCGGGTTGAGCGCCCGCAGCTCGCCGCGCTCGCCGATCACCCGGGCGCTGATCTGCAGCAGGTTCGAAGACCACAGCGAGCAGCGGATGGTCCCGGTGTGCCCGGCGGGAAACCGCAGCTGCGCCGTCATGGCCCGGTCGACGTGCGGATCGCGCAATTTCGCCTGCGCGGACACGACTTCCGGGGTGGCTCCGCCGAAGGTGCGGGCCATGTGCACCGCATAGCAGCCGGCGTCCATCAACGCGCCGCCGGCCAGCGCGTAGTGATAGCGGATGTCGGAGAACCGGGGCAGCGGAAAGCTCAGCGCGGTGTCCACCTGCCGCAGCTCCCCCAGTTCGCCCGAGGCGATGATCTCTTCGATACGCGCGGTCATCGGGTGGTAGCGGTAGTGAAACGCCTCCATCACCACCCGGTCGGAGCTCGCGGCCGCCGCGGCGACCTGGCGGGCCTCCTCAGCGTTGGCGGTGAACGGCTTCTCGCACAGCACGTGCTTGCCGGCGTCCAGCGCGGCTCGGGTCCATCTGCCGTGCAGGTGGTTCGGCAGCGGGTTGTAGATGGCGTCGACCTCGGGGTCGGTGATCAGTGCGTTGTAGCTGTCATGCACCCGGCCGATGCCATGTTTGGCCGCGAACGCCCGGGCGCGCCCGATGTCGCGTGCTGCCACCGCGCTCACCACGACTTCCGGGTTGGCGGCGGCAGGTTTGAGTAGTGCATCCGGGGTGATCCGCGCCGCTCCGAGCACGCCGATTCGGAGCGTCGTCGTCGTTCCGGTCATGCGACGGTGCTCCTATGCAGGCGGAACCCGGCCACCCGGTGGCCGGCTTGGGCCGGGGTCGTCATGTCGACCACCCGACGCGCCTGCTCGCGCACCGGGGTGGTGGGGTCGAGCACCGACAGGTAGACCTCGTGGGCGGCCAGGGAGTCCACCGCGGTGTCGAGGTAGCCGTCCACGGCCTCGACGTGGGTGGAGCCCGGGCCACCCTGGAACAGCCAGCTCGGCTTGTCCGCCACGGTGTCCCAGGCATCAGTGACCGCGGCGGCGAATTCCATGTGGTCGCGCTGGTTGGGCATGCCGGGCCCGAACTCTGCGCCGCCGTAGATCGTCACCACCACGTCGGGTCGCACCTCGCCGATCACCGCGGCGATCTTGGCGCGCAACTCCGGCGTGTTTCGGATGTTGCTGTCCGGGAAGCCCCAGAAGTCGACATCTGAGACCCCCACGATGGCCGCCGCCCGCCGTTGCTCATCCTCACGCAACGGTCCGGCCTGCCCCGGCTCCAAGCCGGCGATGCCCACTTCCCCGCTGCTGGCCAGCGCATAGCGGACGGTCTTACCAGCGGCGGTCCACTTCGCCACCGCGGCGGCGATACCGTATTCGGGATCGTCGGGGTGCGGCACCAACACCAGCAGCGACGTCCAGTCTTGCGGGAAGGGCTGCGGCCCGGTGGGCTCGACAGGCTGGGACATGGGTCTATGTCATCACGCCGTGGGCGACGATGTCAGCGATCCGTTGCACCCAGTCATCGTCGAGATCGTCGTCGGGGCGCAGCATCATGGCCAGCAACGTTGCGCCGCCGATTATTTCGACGAGCCGGTCGGGGTCCACGTCGGTTCGCGCGTCGCCGCGGCTCACCGAATCGGCCACCCAGTGGCGCATCACCTCGAACAGGCCCTGAAAGCGTTCCAGGATGCGCGCGGTCAACTCGGCGTTGCGCGCCATGTCAGCGATCAGGCCCGGCAGGGCGGCCCGCACCACCGGGCTGGTGAAGGCGTCGCGCGCACCGGCCATCATTGCCCGAAGGTCACCGGCCACATCGCCCGGCGGCGCAGTCACCGCGCTCGGTGGCACCGAGAACGCCGCCTCGTGCACCAGTTCGGCCTTGCTGGGCCACCGGCGGTACAGCGCGGTCTTGGTCGTCCCGGCGCGCTCCGCGACGGCCGCCAGGCTCAGGTTCGAATACCCGACTTCGACAACCAGTTCCGCGGCGGCCTGCAATATGGCACCGTCGATGCGGGGGTCGCGGGGACGTCCGGCGCCGGACCCCTTGTCAACCGCTGAAGGTTCTGCTTTCATAACGCTACCTGTCGTATCGTAATTACCTTAACGGAGGATACAACCGTGGTCGACCAACCGACTGTGGAAAAAGACGTCGGCCGAATCCAACGTTCTAGCCGCGATGTCACCACACTGCCCACGGTAATGTCTCGCTGGCTTGCCACACAGTTGCCCGGCGCGGCCGCGCCGGAGATCACCGTGGAGAGCGGCGTCGACACCAACGGCATGTCGTCGGAAACGATCATGCTCACCGGTCGCTGGAACGCCGACGGTGCCCCGGTCGAACAACGCTGGGTGATGCGGGTGGCGCCCGCGGCCGAAGACGTTCCGGTCTTCCCGAGCTACCGGCTGGATCACCAGTTCGAGGTGATGCGGCGGGTGGGTGAACTCACCGACGTACCGGTGCCGAAGGTCCGTTGGATCGAACCGACCGGCGACGTGCTGGACCGGCCGTTCTTCCTGATGGACCGCATCGACGGCGAGGTGCCGCCCGACGTCATGCCCTATACCTTCGGCGGCAACTGGTTCGCCGACGCGACAGCCGAGCAGCAGCGGACCCTGCAGGACTCCACCGTCGAAGTGCTCGCCAAGCTGCACGCGATCCCGGACGCGGAGCAGACCTTCGCCTTCCTCGACGAGGGGTCGCACGGGGACACCGCGCTGCGCCGTCACTTCGAGGGGGTACGGCAGTGGTACGAATTCGCGGTGCCCGACATGGGGCGCTCGCCGCTGTTGGACCGGGCCCTGGCCTGGCTGGAGGAGAACTGGCCGGCCGACGTGGCCGCCGGCGAGACGGTGTTGTGCTGGGGCGACTCCCGGGTCGGCAACGTGCTCTACCGTGACTTCCGCCCGGTCGCCGTGCTGGACTGGGAGATGGTGACACTGGGGCCGCGCGAGCTGGACGTGTCGTGGGTTATCTTCGCGCACTTGGTATTCGAGGAACTCGCTGGACTGGCTGGGTTTCCCGGGCTTCCGCAGGTGCTGCGCGAGGACGACGTGCGGGCCACCTACCAGAAACTCACCGGCGTCGAACTCGGTGACCTGCACTGGTTCTACGTCTACGCCGGCGTGATGTGGGCGATCGTGTTCATGCGCACCGGGGCCCGCCGGGTGCATTTCGGGGAGATGGAAAAGCCGGAAGACCCCGAATCGTTGTTCTATCACGCCGGATTGCTGAAGAAGTTGATCGGAGAACAGAGCTGATGCTGGGGCCACTCGACGAATTCCCGGTTCACCAACTGCCACAACCGATCGCCTGGCCGGGTTCCTCGGATCGCAACTTTTACGACCGCTGCTATCTGAATGCCCACGACCGCACCGGGGACATCTTCTTGATCACCGGCTGCGGCTACTACCCCAACCTCGGTGTCAAGGACGCCTACGTGCTGGTACGCCGCGGCGACACTCAGACCGCGGTGCACCTGTCCGACGCCATCGACCAAGACCGGCTCAACCAGCGCATCGGCGCCTACCGCATCGAGGTCACCGATCCGCTGCGCTCCCTGCGGGTGGTCATGGATGAGACCGAGGGCATCGCGCTCGATCTGCGCTGGGAGGGCCTGTTCGACCCGGTGCAGGAGCAGCGGCACATCCTGCGGACCGGCAACCGGGTGACCCTGGACGCGCAGCGCTTCGCTCAACTGGGCTCCTGGAGTGGGCAGATCGCGATCGACGGCGAGGAGATCGCCGTCGATCCCGCGGTCTGGATCGGCTCACGCGACCGCTCCTGGGGCATCCGCCCGGTCGGTGAACGCGAACCGGCCGGCCGGCCCGCCGACCCGCCGTTCGACGGCATGTGGTGGCTGTATCTGCCGATGGCGTTCGAGGACTTCGCGGTGGTGATGATCATCCAGGAGGAACCCAACGGGTTCCGTTCGCTCAACGACTGCAGCCGGGTCTGGCGCGACGGCCGTGTCGAACAGTTGGGCTGGCCACGGATCTCCACCCGCTATCGCTCGGGCACCCGCATCGCCACCGGAGCCACCATCGAGGCCACCCGCCCGGACGGCACACCGGTGGTGTTCGAGGTGGAATCCAAACTGCCGGTGCCCATTCACGTCGGCGGCGGCTACGGCGGCGACAGCGACTGGCTGCACGGCGAGTGGAAGGGCGAGAAGTTCACCGAGCGGCTGACCTATGACATGACCGATCCGGGCATCATCGGGCGCACCAGCTTCGGGATGATCGACCACGTGGGGCGCGCCGTGTGCCGCGACGGCGACGCCGCGCCGGTCGAGGGCTGGGGTCTCTACGAGCACGGTGTGCTGGGCCGGCACGACCCGACGGGGTTCCCCGACTGGGTCACCATGGCTCCCTAGAGCTGGAGCGCACTCACGATCTCACCGATCAGCGCCGGCGCTACCGGCGCCGCCTGGTAAATGCAGACGGTGTCGGCGATTCCGTCGACCCGGTCGCGGATGTGCGCGGCCACCTGCGCCGGAGTGCCGCATGCGGCGATGGTGTGCAGGATCTCGTCGGTGATCCGTGCGCCCATCTGCGCCCACTGGCCCTGTTTGGACAACGCGTTGAGTTCGGGCTGCAAATCCTGCCAGCCGTGGGCGGCCAGCACCGGGGCATACGCCGGAGTCGATGCGTAGAAGCCGAGCAGCATCCGGGTGGCGGCTTCAGCGGCCTCCCGCTCGGCATCGGTGGCGCCAGTGGCCACGATGATTTCGGGCACGACCACGAAATCCTCGGCCCGACGGCCCGCCTGGGTAAGCCCCGCCCGCACCGCGGACATCGTGCTCTCATGCAGGAATCGCTTGGTGGAGAACGGCATCACCAGCAGTCCGTCGGCGTGCGCGGCGGCCGCGCGGGTCAGCCGCGGACCCAGGGCGCCGACGTAGATCGGCGGCGGGCCGTACGGGTTCGGCCCGGGACTGAACGTCGGCGTCATCAGTGTGTGCCGGTAATAGTCACCGCGAAAGTCCAAGCGGGCGCCGGTGTTCCAGGATTCGAAGATCGCCCGCAGCGCCGCAACGAGCTCGATCATCCGGTCCACCGGCCGGTCGAAGGCGACGCCGAACCGCTTCTCGATCTGCGCACGCACCTGGGTGCCCAGTCCCAGGGCGAATCGCCCGCCACTAAGCAGCTGGTGGTCGTTGGCCTGGTGCGCCAAATGGATCGGGTTGCGTGGGAACGCGATCGCGACGTTGGTCATCAGGTCTAAGCCGCCGACACCGGCGGCCAGCGTCAACGGTGCGAACACATCATGCGGGCCCTCGAAGGTGAAAACCCCGCTGACGCCGGCGTCGCGCAGCTCGCGGGCCTGATCGACGACACCGGTCAGCCCGCTGAGGGCAGTGCGGACTTTCAACGCGATACCGAAGCCCCTACGAACCGATCTCGGACCCGACGGCTACGTCACTCGCGGATCCGGTAGCCAAGTCCACCAGGTCGCGAAGCTCCCGGTTCACCGGAGCAGGGTGTTCAAGGATCGAGCAGTGTCCCCCGCTGAGCTCGACGAAGCGGGCGAGATTGGGTGCGGCGTCGGCGATCCGCTGTGAGGCCAATAGCGGCAACAGCCGGTCACGGGTGCTGCCGATGACAAGGGTAGGCACGGTCAGACCGTCGAGGTCGATGAAGGACGCCGGACCGAGCGCGTCGATGAGCGCCCGCACCCAGTGGCCGCGGCTGGCGGCCGGCGTCTTGGCGAACAGGTCGCAGATCAACGACGTTACAGAGGGATCGGCCGCACCGCCGACGGCAAGCATGTGCACGAATCGCCGAACCGCCAGGTTCGCCGGGCCGACGATCGGCACGTTGCCAAACGCCAGCAACCCGCGACGAGCCGCCTCCACCCGGGCCCGCTGCAGTGGCGGCGGCACCTGAAACAGTTCGACCTCGGCCAGCAGGTTGCCGATGGTGGTGTTGATCAGCGCTACCGCGTCGGCACGCTCGTGCACTCGGTGCCGGTAGCGGTCCGACCAGGCGCTGATCGCCATGCCGCCCATCGAGTGTCCGGCGATCACGGCGCGCTCTCCCGGCGCCAGGGTGGCCTCCAGCACCGCGTCCAGATCGGATGCCAGGTGCGTCAGGCTGTATCCGCCGCGCTTGGGCACGCCGCTGCGTCCGTGGCCGCGGTGGTCGTAGGCGATCACCCGGTGATCGGCGCTCAGGTCGGCAATCTGATGTCCCCACACCCGGATCGCGCAGGTGATGCCGTGCGCCAGCACGATCGGGTAGCCGTCTGCCGGCCCGAAGACCTGGGTGTGCAGCTTGGTTCCGTCGGCCGCCCGGACCGCCATGGTGCGGGCCGGCGGCAAATCCGCCGGGAAGATGCCGGCACTTCGCCGCCGACTGGACCGTTGAGCACTCATCGCCACCTCATCGGAAATGCGGCAACGCTGCCGCATCGCGAGCATACGCCTGCGTGGACTAGGTTTTCACCGAAAGCACTACTGACGAAGGGTTCGTCCATGCGCGCGGTACAGATTTCCCAACTCGAGGGACCGGCGGCTGCCCAGGTCGTCGATCTCGACGAACCGGCCGGCGAGGGTCTGGTGGTCATCGACATCCACGCCGCCGGGGTGGCGTTTCCCGATGTGTTGCAGTCCCGCGGGCTCTATCAGCACAAGCCGGAGCTGCCCTTCGTACCGGGCGGCGAGGCGGCCGGTGTGGTGCGCAGCGCTCCGGCCGACGCGCACGTGCGCCCCGGTGACCGCGTGGCGGTATTGACCATGCTCAACGGCGGGATGGCGCAGGTGATCGCGGTGCCCGCCGCGCAGGTGTTCAAGCTGCCGGACAGGGTGTCGTTCGAGGCCGGCGCCGGGCTGCTGTTCAACGATCTGACGGTGCTGTTCGCGCTGACCACGCGCGGGCAGCTGACCGAAGGCGCCACGGTGCTGGTGCACGGCGCCGCCGGCGGCATCGGCACCTCGACGCTGCGACTGGCCGGACCGCTGGGGGCGTCACGGGTGATCGCCGTGGTCTCCACCGAGGCCAAAGCCGAAGTGGCCCGGGCTGCCGGCGCGACGGACACCGTGCTCGCCGACGGATTCCGCGAGGCGGTGGCCGAGCTGACGGGCGGGCGTGGCGTAGACCTGGTGCTCGACCCGGTGGGCGGTGACCGTTTCACCGATTCGCTGCGCTCGCTGGCCCCGGGCGGAAAGCTGTTGGTGGTGGGCTTCACCGGTGGCGACATCCCGACGGTGAAGGTGAACCGGCTGCTGCTCAACAACATCGACGTGGTGGGCGTCGGTTGGGGAGCGTGGGTGATGTCGCATCCGGGCGAGCTGGAGCGGCAATGGGAGGCTCTGGAGCCGCTGCTGGCCTCCGGGAAGGTGGCCGCTCCGCAACCCGACGTGTTCGGCCTCGATCGGGCCGCGGATGCGTTGGCGGCCCTGGAGAATCGCACCGCGGCCGGCAAGGTCGTGCTGCGAATGCGGGACTAGGCATTCAGACAAATATCGGCGTGTCTCGGCTTCAGCCGCAAGAAGATCGGCGGCGGGAACGTAGATGCTGAACTGCATCATCGCCCACTAACATCACACCACTGGGTTGCCAGTGAGCACCGACGCCTCGAAAAGGCGTTTCAGTACTAACAATTCCCATAGCTCTGCGACCATGCGCTTGCGTTCGGAGACGAACAACGTTGCGGGGTGGCGCCACAGGTATCGGTCACCCTCAGCGTCCTTGTTCGAGTATGAGCCGTCCGGCCAACGTAGCCTCTCGGCGATCCCGAATGACTGCACCCGGACCGCATCGCCGGTTTCGACGTTGGTGAACGTGACCAGTGAGATCGACCGTCAATCGTGAGCTGGTTGCGTGGCAGCGGTGGCTCCGACGTCAATCCGTCGCGGTAGCAGGTGCGGGCAACGTAAGCATCCAAAACCCATGCCCGAAAGGTAAATCCAGGGTCCGACAAGTCGGTCAGCTTGCCAGCGACTGTCGGTGGCCAGTCGTAGTCTCAGCGCCATCCACCCAGGAGGTGCCCCATGAGAGTCCTTGTAGCAACAGCGCTCACCCAAGGCGACCGCAGCGGCGACTACTGTTACTGCGTCGAAGGTGAACCCGTATGGATCCAGGAGCCCTGCGACCGAGATCGACGAGACCCCAACGGCGGTTGCGGATGCAGTCGCGGTTTCGCCGGCGCAGCGTCCCACCGAGCAACCACCACAGCGCGGGTGGCAGATCTGTCACTGACTCGCGACGAGCTCATCACAGCGATGCGAATGAGCCTCGCCGACGGCGGATGGCCAGCCGAGTGGGCCGAAGCCGTCATCGATGACAATCTGGCCATCGCGTCCGTGCACGCGACCGGAACAGTCATTGAACGCGAATTCGACGAGTTCCGGGCACGGACCGCCGGACCGCAGCACGCGCACGCACATTCCCCGCTTAGTTGACCAACTTGGTTGACCACCCTTGGTCAACTACTTAGCATCGATGTCATGAAGCAGGTCAAGGTCCAATACGCGAAGACACACCTGTCTGCGCTGATCGCCGCCGTCGAGGGCGGCGCGGAGTTTGTCATCGCCCGCGGCGACCACCCGGCCGCCCGCCTGGTCCCCCTCGCCAGTCAAGACGACCGCGAACTCGGCTTCGTCACCTATGCGGTTCCCGAGGAGTTCTTCGACCCACTTCCCGAAGAAGAACTCACCGCATGGCAGTGACGTACCTGCTGGACACCCACGCTGTGCTGTGGGCACTCACGGCCCCGGCCCGCCTGGGACGCAACGCCCGCAAAGTCCTCACCGATCGGTCCGTCCCCATCGTCGTGTCGACAGTGTCAGCCTGGGAACTGTCCACCAAGCAGCGGCTGGGCAAGCTACCTCAAGCAGATGCAATCCTTGGCGCCTATTCCCGGCATCTCGATCGCCTGGGCGCCACCAGACTGCCGATCACCGAGGAACACGCACTACTGGCCGGACGGCTCGACTGGGATCATCGGGACCCGTTCGATCGTATGCTGGCGGCCCAGGCGATCATCGAGTCGATGACCCTCATCACCGGTGATGCCGCATTCGCCGGCCTTGCCGGCGTTCCTATGTTGTGGTGACCGTTCACGGGTCTCCAGATCGGTACCGAGATTTTCGAAACGAGAGGACTCCCCATGCCAGACCAACGTCCCCCGCACAATGCCAGCGCACTGCTCGAAGCCGTCGAGCAGTCGCCAAGAGCCGTCGCAGTGCACGACAAGTCGGCGTGGGTGGCAATCTTCGCCGCCGACGGGCAGGTGAACGACCCGGTCGGGTCGACTCCTCACGTCGGCACGGCCGCCATCGGGCGTTTCTTCGACACCTTCATCGCACCGAACACCATCGCCTTTGATGTGCAGCACGATGTGGTCGCCGGCATGTCGGTGCTACGAGACCTCACGGTGCACACCACGATGTCGACGGGTGTCACCATGCATATCCCGATGCACCTGCGCTATGACCTGGTCGCGCAGGGGCCGGACGGCTCACTGAAGATCCAGCGGTTGTTCGCGCACTGGGAGCTGCAGAAGATGGTCGGGCAGCTCCTGACCTCTGGTGGCCGCGGCCTGCTGGCCTCGGTGATCCTGGGCCCCCAGCTGATTCGTCACCAGGGACTTTCTGGCTGCGCCGGATTCCTGCGCGGACTTTCCGGGGTGCGAAAGCGCGGAAAGCGTCGGGTCGACGACTTTGTCGCAGCGCTGGCGCAGGGTGATGCGACGGCGGTTTCGGCACTGCTGGCTCCGAACGCCACGCTGAGCCTGGACGGTGTTTCGGAGACCTCGGTTGCCGAGTTCGTCTCAACAGCACAGCATCTCGAGGTTGAAAAGCTCCTGGCGGCAGGGCATACCGTCACTGCGACTGTGCACCTCGACGGCAGGCGCGGGGTGGGATTGTTCGAGTTCTCTCAGGACGCCGCCGACCGGGGCGCGATTTCCGCTGTCCGCCTCTATATCTGAGACGTCACGCGGCTACAGCACGCCGGGGATGATCGCTTTGCGGTCGGGTGGGTAGTCGGGGAACTGCTGCTGGTACCACTTGTGGGTGGCCATCGCCCTGGGCCCCAGGTTGGCGATCGAGAAGAACACGAAGATCAGGCCCGGCAACGTCCAGGCCATGACCGCCCAGCCAGTCCACAAGATGAGCTCACCGAAATAGTTGCCCGACGACACCCAGCGATACACCCCGCCGTAGGGGATGCTGTACCCGCTGCTGCCATCGGCACGTAGGCCGATCAGGATGCGATCGGCCTGGAAGTTGATCCCCCAGCCGACCACTGCCACGGCGAGGCCCACGATGAAGCGGGGGTCGACAAACCAACCCTCCTGCTGCAGGTGCGGCGCCAGGGCCACGGCGTAGCCGTTGGCGAACCCGTTGACGGCGTTGAAGATGAAGCCGAAGGCAATACCGGAGACGGGGAAACGCTTGCCATCGCCCTTGCGGCTTAGTGGATAGATCAACCCGCGGTAGAGGTAGTGGCACTGCCACAGTGCGTACAACACGATCGCCGGTGCGCCATGCTGATGCGCGACGAGCCAGAACGTCACGGTAAACGCCCACCATTGAGGGCATTCGAACATCAGCCAGCTGATCTTTCCTGGCAGCGTGAAGCGCTCGTCCGGACTGGCGAAGCGGCCGTAGGGGTTGGTGAACCAAAAGCTGCTGGCGAAGGTGACGATCGTCAACACGATCAGGAAGGCGACAGCGGCGTGATACAGACCGGCCATGGCGGAACCTTTCATCCAGGATGCTAGGCAGTACTAGCACATGGGGCCCGCGGCGTCGTCCTGCGGATGCGCGACTAGCCCGCGGAATCGTCCCGCCTGCCCGGCGCGAAGTAGTCGAACGCCGCACGCATGTCGCTGAGCTTTCCGTCGGTGCCCTGCAGCGACAGCGTGACGTGGCCAAAGGATTTGGCCCCCAGCCGCCTACGACCCGCGAATGCGGACGCTTCATTGAGGAACAAGTGCGCCAGCTGCACCCGGCCGGCGTCCACGGTCGTGATGCGCTCGACGGCGCCCCACGGAATCACCCGGCTCCCGCCGCGCCGCTGGTAGACACCTTCGCTGTCGATGCGGACCTCGACACCGGAGGAGAACAACCTCGGCACGAGCACAGCCACACCGAACCCGAAGAAGACGATCGCGATCCATCCGAAGACGTGCAGGGCCTGCGGTGACCAGCCGCGAATCGACTCGACCGGCCCGAATCCCCCGGCCAACCACACCCCGATCAGGACGAACGCCCATGCGATGGCGAGCATCGAGGCGATTTTGCGTCGGTCCGGATGCGCTTCGAATGGCATGCGACCTCCCCTGTCGACGGTGATAACTGTACTGGGGAGCTGGACAAATCAGACGTTCCATCTGGCAAAATATCACCTAGTCTGTTCACTGGACACTATGTCCAGCGAGTTTCACGACGCAAGGAGCACGAGGAGATGCCAGAGGCGGCCAGCTCCCTGGGACCTCAGCCGACGGAGTACGACCCCGAGTGGGTCCGCGCGAAGTACGCGCTCGAGCGCGACAAACGGCTGCGCCCCGACGCCGTGAGCCAGTTCATCGAGGTCACCGCGGATTTCTCGCACTACGCCGACGACCCGTGGACACAGCGCGTCGAACGCGACCCGGTGCACGACCACGTCCAGGTGGCGATCATCGGCGCCGGCCTGGGCAGCCTGATCGCCGCCGCCCGGCTCCAGGAGTCCGGCATCGACGACATCCGGATGATCGACACCGCCGGCGACTTCGGCGGCACCTGGTATTGGAACCGCTACCCCGGCGTGCAGTGCGATGTCGAGTCCTACATCTATCTGCCGCTGCTCGAAGAGCTGAACTACGTGCCCACTGAGCGCTACGCGCATGGCCGGGAGATCCGCGAGCACCTGCAGAACGTGGCCAAGCACTATCACCTCTACGACAACGCGTTGCTGGGCACCACTGTCACCGACTTGCGCTGGGACGAAACGGCCAAACGCTGGCAGATCAGCACCGATCGCGGCGACGCGTTCACCGCCACCCTGGTCGCCGTCTCACCCGGATCACTCACCCGGCCGAAACTGCCGGGCATTCCGGGCATCAACGAGTTCCGCGGACACACCTTTCACACCAGCCGCTGGGATTTCGGCTACACCGGCGGCGACGAATCCGGTGGACTGACCAGACTGGCCGACAAGCGCGTCGGCGTCATCGGCACCGGTTCGACAGGGCTGCAGTGCATTCCGCACCTCGGCGAGTGGGCGCAGCAGCTCTACGTTTTCCAGCGCACCCCGAGCACGGTCTCGGTGCGAGGCAACCGGCCCACCGACCCGCAGTGGGCGGCATCGCTGAAGCCGGGCTGGCAGCGCGAGCGCATGGAGAACTTCACCCGCGTCACCTGCGGGGTGGAGATGGACCTCGATCTCACCAACGACGGCTGGACGCAGAAGGCCCTCGAA is a genomic window of Mycolicibacter heraklionensis containing:
- a CDS encoding type II toxin-antitoxin system Phd/YefM family antitoxin → MKQVKVQYAKTHLSALIAAVEGGAEFVIARGDHPAARLVPLASQDDRELGFVTYAVPEEFFDPLPEEELTAWQ
- a CDS encoding type II toxin-antitoxin system VapC family toxin; the encoded protein is MAVTYLLDTHAVLWALTAPARLGRNARKVLTDRSVPIVVSTVSAWELSTKQRLGKLPQADAILGAYSRHLDRLGATRLPITEEHALLAGRLDWDHRDPFDRMLAAQAIIESMTLITGDAAFAGLAGVPMLW
- a CDS encoding nuclear transport factor 2 family protein, with amino-acid sequence MPDQRPPHNASALLEAVEQSPRAVAVHDKSAWVAIFAADGQVNDPVGSTPHVGTAAIGRFFDTFIAPNTIAFDVQHDVVAGMSVLRDLTVHTTMSTGVTMHIPMHLRYDLVAQGPDGSLKIQRLFAHWELQKMVGQLLTSGGRGLLASVILGPQLIRHQGLSGCAGFLRGLSGVRKRGKRRVDDFVAALAQGDATAVSALLAPNATLSLDGVSETSVAEFVSTAQHLEVEKLLAAGHTVTATVHLDGRRGVGLFEFSQDAADRGAISAVRLYI
- a CDS encoding DUF1295 domain-containing protein, whose protein sequence is MAGLYHAAVAFLIVLTIVTFASSFWFTNPYGRFASPDERFTLPGKISWLMFECPQWWAFTVTFWLVAHQHGAPAIVLYALWQCHYLYRGLIYPLSRKGDGKRFPVSGIAFGFIFNAVNGFANGYAVALAPHLQQEGWFVDPRFIVGLAVAVVGWGINFQADRILIGLRADGSSGYSIPYGGVYRWVSSGNYFGELILWTGWAVMAWTLPGLIFVFFSIANLGPRAMATHKWYQQQFPDYPPDRKAIIPGVL
- a CDS encoding STM3941 family protein, with protein sequence MPFEAHPDRRKIASMLAIAWAFVLIGVWLAGGFGPVESIRGWSPQALHVFGWIAIVFFGFGVAVLVPRLFSSGVEVRIDSEGVYQRRGGSRVIPWGAVERITTVDAGRVQLAHLFLNEASAFAGRRRLGAKSFGHVTLSLQGTDGKLSDMRAAFDYFAPGRRDDSAG
- a CDS encoding flavin-containing monooxygenase, with amino-acid sequence MPEAASSLGPQPTEYDPEWVRAKYALERDKRLRPDAVSQFIEVTADFSHYADDPWTQRVERDPVHDHVQVAIIGAGLGSLIAAARLQESGIDDIRMIDTAGDFGGTWYWNRYPGVQCDVESYIYLPLLEELNYVPTERYAHGREIREHLQNVAKHYHLYDNALLGTTVTDLRWDETAKRWQISTDRGDAFTATLVAVSPGSLTRPKLPGIPGINEFRGHTFHTSRWDFGYTGGDESGGLTRLADKRVGVIGTGSTGLQCIPHLGEWAQQLYVFQRTPSTVSVRGNRPTDPQWAASLKPGWQRERMENFTRVTCGVEMDLDLTNDGWTQKALELSEPAVLRETQRLGREMTPEEIADFLFHADYVAMERLRARIDETVRDRKTAESLKPWYRLNCKRPGYHDQYLDTFNRDNVTLVDTDGRGVERFTETAVVVDGVEYELDALVFATGFEVGTEFTRRLGFEIVGRDDVRLSDKWAKGMRTLHGLQTHGFPNCFFLGYTQSGVSPNYTHTAEERARHFAYLVSTFVQRGARTIEATKAAEDQWLAAMDEASEKPKAFYAECTPSYLSSEGDKENPHGMLSTNFGGKPVEFFDMLEKWRSTGQLEGVNLA